One genomic region from Vanessa tameamea isolate UH-Manoa-2023 chromosome 14, ilVanTame1 primary haplotype, whole genome shotgun sequence encodes:
- the LOC113402247 gene encoding G-patch domain and KOW motifs-containing protein has translation MEGKKISFGFMKTKKDNKPLITEKKEYIECVEEKSIKVVGGEVKEEDKLLVIPMKPNKLITAERLREIAEKAEDFEELETKITSDDKNLPNQETIDQMAVRELMEEAKKEKVLETPQLVLPMNAKPVIEGQIESTLDDYDSVPVQEFGLAMLRGMGWTPSKDQSKYKQPQLRPKGLGLGADKVIKENQKKKSSNGKEEDFSIVKNSFVKITSGKYSGFYAKVLSLDEENGRVMVEISVKKETVSLSEFMMQAVSKSEFDKQSKVINTESYEEYKKKESYKHNNSKVEDVRKDGSSSKNSNDIRVRDSSKIERREEERPRRNEQKHSNGRSRKSGSRERYRKESSSSEEDRSRHKNKNKKKYSSNESLTSESDNRHKSVTRRRHSSSDSLEINYRKEKSKKHKSTKEKRDIDKKRKGKKKKRDRDRSPNYKKCRK, from the exons ATGGAAGGCAAAAAAATTTCATTTggttttatgaaaacaaaaaaggaTAACAAACCTTTAATTACTGAAAAGAAAGAATACATTGAATGTGTTGAAGAAAAGTCCATCAAAGTTGTGGG aGGGGAAGTGAAAGAAGAAGATAAACTGTTGGTTATACCAATGAAACCTAACAAATTAATCACTGCTGAAAGATTAAGAGAAATTGCTGAAAAGGCTGAAGATTTTGAAGAACTAGAGACAAAAATAACATCTGATGACAAAAACCTTCCAAATCAAGAGACAATAGACCAAATGGCAGTTAGAGAGCTCATGGAGGaagcaaaaaaagaaaaagtcttGGAAACTCCTCAATTAGTTCTGCCAATGAATGCTAAACCTGTTATTGAGGGACAAATtgag TCAACTCTTGATGACTACGACTCTGTACCTGTACAAGAGTTTGGCTTGGCGATGCTGAGAGGTATGGGTTGGACTCCAAGTAAAGATCA GTCTAAATACAAACAGCCACAATTGCGACCAAAAGGACTTGGTTTGGGTGCAGACAAAGTGATCAAagaaaatcagaaaaaaaagtcTTCCAATGGTAAAGAAGAAGACTTTTCCATAGTTAAGAATTCATTTGTGAAGATTACCTCCGGCAAGTACAGTGGGTTTTATGCTAAA gTTTTAAGTTTAGATGAAGAAAATGGCCGTGTAATGGTCGAAATATCAGTAAAGAAGGAAACAGTCAGCTTGAGTGAATTTATGATGCAAGCAGTATCTAAATCTGAATTTGATAAACAATCAAAAGTTATca ATACTGAATCATACgaagaatataaaaagaaagaatcttataaacataataattcaaaagtaGAAGATGTAAGGAAAGATGGTTCTTCCAGTAAAAATTCAAATGATATCAGAGTTAGGGATTCTTCTAAAATAGAAAGGAGGGAAGAAGAAAGACCAAGGAGAAATGaacaaaaacattcaaatgGTAGAAGTAGAAAGAGCGGAAGTAGAGAGAGATATAGAAAAGAATCTTCTAGCAGTGAAGAGGATAGAAGCCGACAcaaaaataagaacaaaaaaaaatatagtagtaaTGAATCGTTGACATCTGAGTCCGATAACAGGCATAAGTCAGTAACTAGAAGACGGCATAGCAGTAGTGATTCTTTGGAAATAAACTATcgtaaagaaaaaagtaaaaaacataaatcaacgaAAGAAAAGAGAGATATCGATAAGAAACGAAAAGGAAAGAAGAAGAAAAGAGATAGAGATCGTTCtccgaattataaaaaatgtagaaaataa